The Danio rerio strain Tuebingen ecotype United States chromosome 1, GRCz12tu, whole genome shotgun sequence genome includes a region encoding these proteins:
- the nalf1a gene encoding NALCN channel auxiliary factor 1 isoform X2 — protein sequence MSCCSSFPVRDTTAMKTVYKPWLCAQYFQSPRSACSHKIPCEQYCLEVQQRCPFILPDNDDLIHGGTPSFICTGLSKRPDTNQEPECCDVRWDQMSNNLSRGTLKRTQPSCQHTSVTSSGAPRLGHSRLKLCLLVLVLLHTVATMTANQNSTCLTTIFPLDDNAPREE from the exons ACTGTCTACAAGCCCTGGCTCTGTGCTCAGTATTTCCAGAGCCCTCGGTCAGCCTGCAGTCATAAGATTCCATGTGAGCAGTACTGTCTTGAGGTACAGCAGAGGTGTCCATTCATATTGCCTGACAATGATGACCTCATACACGGTGGCACTCCCAGTTTTATATGTACAG GGCTTTCAAAAAGACCAGACACCAACCAAGAGCCAGAGTGCTGTGATGTGCGATGGGACCAGATGTCCAACAACCTTTCCCGCGGCACTTTAAAAAGAACTCAACCTTCCTGCCAGCACACATCCGTGACCTCTTCGGGGGCTCCACGGCTTGGACACAGCCGGCTAAAGCTTTGCTTGCTGGTCCTAGTTCTTCTTCACACTGTGGCTACCATGACGGCCAATCAGAACTCAACCTGCCTGACCACCATCTTTCCATTGGATGACAATGCCCCCAGAGAAGAGTGA